AAAACCTGCGAAATCAACGACAAGACCTCGATTAAATGCGACGCCGACCATCAGATCGACTGGATTTTCCACAGTATCGGCGACTTTACGGCAAACGGTACTTTAACGCCGGATTCAATCAAAGAAAACGAAAACGGCTTCAAGTATTTCACCAATATACAACGTTGGACAGGCGACAGCTTCACCTGCACCTGGAACTTCGAGGGCGATCAGCTGACGTTAAAACTCCCGGGCATGGCCGATACGACCATTTATATCGCCGTAACACCGGACAACCCCACCAAACGGGAACGCCATGCGATTTTGATCCGCAGGCAGGGAAAGGCCCTCGATGTCAATGCCTTGTTCACATTGAATAAAAAATAAAACATCACTGTTCATTTTAAAGCTCGGTTTCCGATAGGAAGCCGGGCTTTATGATTGAAATTCGGAAAATTTTATGATATATTCAATTTGGTTTGTAGGTAAAAGACTTCCTCACCCATTTGAAAGGATGATATCATATGAAACCTGCCATGAGGTTTGGCGGCTGCGATTTTGCTGGCCGGATGAATACGATTTATGCCGAGACGGTCAATGATTTGATTTCCAAAGTGGAGACCGGCAAAGACCCGAATTATAAAAAGGGCTTTCTGCACACCTCGACGGTTCCGCACAATTTCACCAGTTATTACAACGAGATGTGGTCCCGGGACAGCGGGCGCGGGCTGATTGAAATCGCGCGGCTCGGCTTTTCCGAACTTGTGATGCCGGTGGCGCGCTATATGCTCACTGCGCTGAACGATGCCGACCATTGGGGACGCATTATAGACCGCTACACCGGAAAGCCGGGGAAGCCGACTCAGTTGGGCGATTACGAGACCGACGGAAACGCGCTGGTGTTGCTCGGCATTTATAACACCTGGCTCGCCGCAGGGCGCGAACCGGCACTTGCCAAAGAGTTCATGGAGGGCGTTATGCCCGTCGTCGATTGGATTGACCGCATGATGAAGACCTCCCCTTACGGCGGACTGCTGCCTTGCAAATCGGAACTCTCCGGCAACCCGAACACGCCCTATGTGGTGTATGCCGTCTATCCGAATTACGGCATCAAAACCGCACTCGCCGCCTTAAAAACGATGGCCGAAGCCGCCGGGGACAAGGAAACGGCGCAAAAGCTCGCCGAGATGCACGGAAAGCTCTCAAAGGCGCTGACAGACAATCTCGTGGAAGGCGAACGCAGCTGGACGCCGGAAAAGACCAAGGCGGCGTTTTCACGGTATTCGCCCGTGCGTGAAGGGTGCTGGATCAACGGCATCGACAGCCGCGACGGCAGCGAATATAACTATGCGGACTGGGACAGCATTCATTTTCCGATCAACGCCTGGACGCGTCAGCTGCCGTTTATTTTCGATTCCGACCTCGGCTTGTGCAGCCCCGAACAGGGCGGCCTAAAAGAAGTAAATAATAACAGTTACGAATATATTCTTGAACAGATGTGCAAGGGGACTTATTTCCGCAAATACGGCTTTGTCAGCAACACCTGCTGGGAGGGCATGCGCGGCCGCCACGACGATACGATGACCGGTTACGGGCAGGGATTTATGACCCAAGCCGCGATTTTGATGGATGACGTCAACGCCTACACCAAATTGCTTGAAGGCATTGCCCGCCTCGCCTACGACGGTGATGTGATGCAGCCGACCTCCCACGAGATGAACCCGTGGATTTTGCACGAGTGTTTTGACTACGACGCCTACGAAAACGCACAAGACCACACGGCGGGATTCCATAATAACGGCCGCTTCGGCGTGATGGAAAACCCGGGCGACGAGGGCAATTTGGTGCAGGAGGCCGAGCCGCTCAAGGCAATGACGTTGATGTCGGGCATCGAAAACGGCGCAAAGCTGCGTATTCTGCCGCGCATTCCGTGGACGTATGACACCATCGAGGTACGCGACTTCCCGGTGTTTCAAAACGGACAGAGCGGGCGCATCTCCTATCGGATGGAGCATGAGCGCTGGCTGCGCAAAGTGCGCGTGAACGTCGAAAGCACCATCCCGCTCGAGTTCGATTTCCGGGTCGGCCCGTTCCCGCAGGTTTGCGACTTCACCGACACTGCGGATTGCCGAAAAGAGTTCACCAAAAACGCCTCGTGGATTTGGAAAACCGGACTGTCCGGCAAGAGCGCTGAATTTGACATCAATCTGTCGTGATATGTAATAAAAAACTCCGCATATGTTTGGATATTTGCATGCGGGAGTTATATTTAATGTCTACTGTACAAATCAAAAATGCCGCCGCTATGTGGCTATAATGGCATATTTGATCAGTGAGACATCAATGAATTTTATTCGGCAGACATTATATTACATGGCTTTTCTCTCCCTATAAAAACCGCCCCTTCCGCATGGAAGGAGCGGTCGTTTATAATTGAACGAGATATCCCGTACGGGGAGCCTTCTGCCGGATTAATTCCAACCGTGTTTTTTTAAACATTCAAGCATGTACCGATAGTTTTCAGGATTGACGCTTTTATGAATGCTGTTACTGCTGGACAATATATACCCGCCGGGTTTTCCCTTTGCAAGGCAGTCAAGCACAGCGGCTTCTACATCCTCCAACGTACCGGTGACAAGCACATCCGCGCAGTTTACATTGCCTTTCAATGCAATCCGGTCACCGTACTTGGCTTTGATGTCGCCGATATCCATATGCCCCATCGGATCGATTGGATCAAGACAGTCAATGCCTGAACCGACTAAATCGTCAAGAATATCATGTAAATCACCGTCTGTATGTTTGACGATAAGAAGCCCGTTTTCATGCGCGGCACTTACAATCTCACAAAACCTTGGTAGAATTTGTGCCCTGTACATATCCGGGCTGATCAGCGTGCCGCGGCCATCGGCGATATCATCCAAGCAGGCAATGACTTCCACGCCAAGACTGCGCATGTTCCGCATAACAGCAGTGCTGTATTCAATACTCATACACATCAATTCGTCAACCAATGCCGGTTCTTCATAAAAGCCGGCGAGAAAATTTTCGAAGCCCAGTGTATCGCGCGGAAATGAAAAAACATCCCTCACGCGCCCGACCACAAGTCTTTCTTGACTGACACTTTCAAGCGCTTTGCGAAGTGTGACATAAATCGCATCATCATCCGGAGAAGGCATTTGAAAATTTTTCAGATCCGATGGGGTACTGACAGGGAATCCGACGGCGGACGGATATTCATCACTATAGGCGCGGATGACACCAAACTCATCTTTGAAAATTTTATCATTAATAGGGGTGATGCGCCGGTCCTGCCAAATTGCAATACCATCAATGTCGAGTTCTTCTATAAACCGGCAGCTGTCCTCTTGGCCTGTGAGCGCACGATAAATGCCCGGGTAAATATCCCATTCTATCGTCGGGATACGGTCAGGAATGCCGCGTTTCAACGCAGTCAGTAACCGTTCTTTTCCTGTCATAACAATCTCCTTGCAACAAATATCGATATTATTATAACATTTAAAATGACCCCTGTCTATGAACACACGAAATACTGCGAAGACTAATCACAATGCTTCGCGTGGATTGTGGTTTGATTATGAAAAATTAGCAAACGGTGTGCCACAGCATTTTCTTGTCAATTTTGGTTCTGAACCTGCGTAATTTTATTTTGCTCGCTTCTTTTTTAATATTTTTAGCGTTTTTACCCCGGTGAAAAAATGCGCCTTTATTCAGTAGGCATTACTTAGAAGGAGAATGTTGTAAATCGTAGACATCTGTAGTATTATTACAATAACCAAATGGATCTATTAACAAATCGGTTTGCAATATCAACAGAAAGGAGTGTTGAAGCTTTGGAACACGCATATGACGTTGTGGTCATCGGCGCGGGCAACGGAGGCCTTACCGCCGCCGCGACCATGGCAAAAGCGGGCAAAAAAACGCTGCTGCTGGAGCAGCACAACCTGCCGGGCGGGTTTGCAACGAGCTTTGTGAGGGGGCGGTTCGAATTTGAGCCGTCGCTGCATGAACTCTGCG
This is a stretch of genomic DNA from Oscillospiraceae bacterium. It encodes these proteins:
- a CDS encoding uroporphyrinogen decarboxylase family protein, translating into MTGKERLLTALKRGIPDRIPTIEWDIYPGIYRALTGQEDSCRFIEELDIDGIAIWQDRRITPINDKIFKDEFGVIRAYSDEYPSAVGFPVSTPSDLKNFQMPSPDDDAIYVTLRKALESVSQERLVVGRVRDVFSFPRDTLGFENFLAGFYEEPALVDELMCMSIEYSTAVMRNMRSLGVEVIACLDDIADGRGTLISPDMYRAQILPRFCEIVSAAHENGLLIVKHTDGDLHDILDDLVGSGIDCLDPIDPMGHMDIGDIKAKYGDRIALKGNVNCADVLVTGTLEDVEAAVLDCLAKGKPGGYILSSSNSIHKSVNPENYRYMLECLKKHGWN